One window from the genome of Garra rufa chromosome 1, GarRuf1.0, whole genome shotgun sequence encodes:
- the cbx7a gene encoding chromobox homolog 7a has product MNMELSSIGEQVFAVESITKKRVRKGNVEYLLKWQGWPPKYSTWEPEDNILDPRLVLAYEEKEEKDRALAYKRKGLRPRQIILRNIYPMDLRSKHKITDKPTPRIRLSLSRSMGTEIDQNGRRFRRLEKRKNRQCRSKLLNEIKPSQQPRHPLPVKEWDGDEEDEEKTVKKMRENEENATEVHQDIPSGQEMSEGYNSSPEHEAVITIKETENCSSIFDHAEKPIEDTGPVLEATENSTITDTQENEPVTNTAGGEDSVRVSHDTTNTDQSLHSSTKSGAEEGVFDKIQNRPSVIEVHSSTKCRQEEVRERGEVDSSEAKEKEGMDAEVTAECTTTLQVPIDQSQAPSTTAVHPGKVIVTQVTINSLTVTIKEAVSAEGFFSDSGLDV; this is encoded by the exons ATGAACATGGAGCTGTCATCAATAGGAGAGCAAGTGTTTGCCGTGGAGTCAATAACGAAGAAGCGAGTGAGAAAG GGAAATGTGGAGTATCTGCTAAAGTGGCAAGGATGGCCGCCTAA GTACAGCACTTGGGAACCAGAGGACAACATATTGGACCCTCGTCTTGTCCTCGCCTACGAAGAAAA AGAGGAGAAGGATAGAGCTCTGGCTTATAAGAGGAAAGGCCTGAGACCCCGTCAAATTATTCTGCGG AACATCTACCCAATGGACCTGCGAAGTAAACACAAGATAACAGATAAACCCACCCCGAGAATCCGCCTGTCACTCAGCCGCTCCATGGGGACGGAAATAGACCAGAATGGGCGTCGCTTTCGTCGCTTGGAGAAACGCAAGAACAGGCAGTGCAGGTCTAAACTCTTGAATGAAATCAAACCATCCCAGCAACCAAGACATCCACTTCCTGTAAAAGAGTGGGATGGAGACGAGGAGGATGAGGAGAAGACGGTGAAAAAGATGAGGGAAAACGAAGAAAACGCAACAGAAGTGCACCAGGACATTCCAAGTG GTCAAGAGATGTCGGAGGGGTACAACTCTTCGCCAGAACATGAAGCTGTAATCACAATCAAGGAAACTGAGAACTGTTCTTCCATTTTTGACCATGCTGAGAAGCCAATCGAGGATACGGGTCCAGTTTTAGAAGCAACAGAAAACAGTACAATCACCGACACACAGGAGAATGAGCCAGTCACAAACACTGCAGGGGGTGAGGACTCCGTACGGGTATCACATGACACAACAAACACTGACCAATCACTACACAGCAGCACCAAGTCAGGAGCCGAGGAAGGTGTGTTCGACAAAATACAGAACAGACCTTCGGTTATCGAGGTCCATTCAAGCACTAAATGCAGACAGGAAGAGGTAAGAGAAAGAGGTGAGGTAGACAGTTCAGAGGCCAAAGAAAAGGAAGGGATGGATGCTGAAGTCACAGCAGAATGCACAACAACACTACAGGTCCCAATTGACCAATCACAAGCTCCTTCCACAACCGCAGTGCATCCTGGGAAAGTCATTGTGACTCAGGTGACGATAAATTCCTTGACCGTCACCATTAAAGAGGCCGTGAGTGCAGAAGGCTTTTTTAGTGACTCTGGGCTTGATGTGTAA